A region from the Candidatus Thiothrix putei genome encodes:
- a CDS encoding transposase produces the protein MNSTERALIAQRWSLLQIEILPCFNDTFGTLTPKLEKLIHVLELTRIEDFVRSFRDGSGRPATERSWFANAFVAKSVLNIVNTRALIDRLQNDRSLRRICGFPLTKKLPSESTFSRAFAEFAEQRLAERVHETLVKTYLGDALIGHLCRDSTAIEARERPVAEEKPKKKQGQTRIQRQREQSLQQALDEIPVQCNRGTKKNAQGYKHSWNGYKLHIDTADCGVPIAAILSSASFHDSGAAIPLSQISAQRVTSLYDLMDAAYCSADLHEYSRHLGHVPLIDHNPRGGQKEAFEPADAERYKIRSTVERTNARLKDEFGGRNVWVQGAQKVYSHLMFGILVLSADQLMRVLL, from the coding sequence CACAACGCTGGAGTTTGCTGCAAATTGAAATACTACCTTGCTTCAATGATACCTTTGGCACATTGACCCCCAAGCTTGAAAAACTCATTCACGTACTGGAGCTGACGCGCATTGAAGATTTTGTGCGCTCTTTTCGTGATGGGTCTGGACGGCCAGCGACGGAGCGATCTTGGTTTGCCAATGCTTTTGTCGCCAAAAGCGTGCTCAATATTGTCAATACGCGAGCACTCATTGACCGGCTGCAAAACGATCGCTCCCTGCGACGCATCTGCGGGTTTCCCCTGACCAAGAAACTGCCTTCCGAATCCACCTTTTCACGTGCCTTCGCTGAATTTGCTGAACAGCGTTTAGCGGAACGTGTGCATGAAACGTTGGTGAAAACGTATTTGGGCGATGCGCTGATCGGCCACCTGTGTCGGGATTCAACAGCCATTGAGGCACGTGAACGGCCTGTTGCCGAGGAAAAGCCAAAGAAAAAACAAGGGCAAACACGGATTCAGCGCCAACGGGAACAGTCACTTCAGCAAGCACTCGATGAGATACCGGTTCAGTGTAACCGGGGGACGAAGAAGAATGCCCAAGGCTACAAGCACAGTTGGAACGGCTACAAACTGCATATCGATACCGCCGATTGTGGTGTCCCGATAGCAGCCATTCTGTCTTCCGCCTCCTTTCACGACAGCGGGGCAGCCATCCCACTCTCTCAAATCAGTGCCCAACGTGTCACCAGTCTCTACGACCTGATGGATGCAGCCTATTGCAGTGCTGATTTGCACGAATACAGCCGTCATCTGGGGCATGTCCCTCTGATTGATCACAATCCTCGCGGCGGACAGAAAGAAGCGTTTGAACCTGCTGATGCCGAGCGTTACAAAATTCGCAGCACCGTAGAACGAACCAATGCCCGCCTGAAGGATGAATTTGGTGGTCGGAATGTGTGGGTGCAAGGCGCACAAAAAGTTTACAGCCACCTGATGTTTGGGATTTTGGTGTTGAGTGCTGATCAACTGATGCGTGTCTTGTTATAA